ACGCGTCCGCTATTTTTTCGGCATGGACAGTCCGTATGTCTTCCAATTGTGGAAAAATGAATTTGTTATGCTTCTTTGTCTGTTATGCTAAATCTATATAGTTCGTTATAGATCTATGGGAATATCAGAGAAAAAAAACTCTATAAACAAACATCACTTTGAAATAAACAGCAATATTTTATTTCACACAATAGGTTGCTTCAGCGTCACCCGTTTGTTCGTTGTTTGCCTGCTGTGATCGCAACCAAATTGAGCTCCGTAAAGCTGCCGATCCTTGAGCTTTTTGGAGATATCGAGAAGATGCCTATTCATGGCGTAAATATACGCCGAAACAGCGGTTGCCAAGCAGAATAGAGAAGCAAATAGAGCTGCCAGTGCAATCCAAACCCATTCGTTGGAGCTTGGTAGCGGTGCAGGAATGGTTGTGGCTATTGTACTTGTTGTTGAATATAGTGTgcttattgttgttgttgttgttgggaTTTCTGTTGAAGTTGAATATTCCGTAGTTGTTGGTGTCTCAGTGGAAGTTGTACTTTGAATTATTGACGTTGTTATTTCCGTAGACGATGTAATCACTGTTGATGTCGGTACTTCTGTTGATGTGAGAATTTCCGTTGAAGATGGTACTTGTGTAGATGTTGTAGTGGTTTCATCTCTTTGTGAATATGCTGTTGACATTTCTGGGGTGGAAGTGATCTCGTACGTGGTAGATGTTGTAGCTTCAAGGGTTGTTGAGGTGCTTGAAGGAAGTGTACTCGATGTGGTAGTGGTAGTTGTTGTCGTCGGAGCAAATTCATCTATTGCATTACATTCGTTTGTTTCCACTTCATAATTGAACACGGTAAAGTATTCTATAGCAAGATCGCTCCCGTGGTTCATATTAGCCTCGATTTGAATCTAAAACAATACAAAGAAAGCCAGCTAATAGTAAGTGTGTTGTAGTACCAGTGCCGAAGTAATGCCATaatgtttataaattaattcctgaaaactaacattattgtaTGGGAATCACAAAACATTGTATCAATaacatgatttcggctccgtagcgCTTCACGGAAAATGAGCCTTCAAAGTAAacaatagatttaaaaaaaatcgattaaaaagtattttggcatTGCTAAAGAATCCTGAAACATCGAAGTAAAGCCTTGAGATCCAATATAAGATAATATCCTAATACTAAaactcctttaaaaaaaatattcaaaattccaTTTAGGCGGCAGAAAAACGTAGATATAGTTTTGATTACAATTACGTTTCGAAACTCACCCTACCTTTGCTCTTTTAACTGTTTTGTCCATTTTTTCCCGAAATAATCCCCAGCCGGAAGTGGCTTGTTCGGTTTTCCAGCGAATCACCACCGTTGGATTACTTTCACTATCCAGCCGATCCAAATCGAGGATACGTACCTCCAAAGTGGCTCCGCTTTCAAATATCAGGTTGTACACCATTCTGAATTCGGTGTCCTGGTTCAAACTGAAACTATCCACGGTTTCTCCACAGGTCAGTCCTTCCCACTGATTTGAGAGATAGTAATTTGCATCTTCCCGAAAGTgctgaaaattcaaagattcTCGGTATGGCTTTGATACAAACTCTTGGTAGAACGTACATCGCGAGAGGTAAGTGAGCGTTGCTTGGTCAAAATCTATCCGCGAGCACGAAACACCTTCGGTGCGGACAACGTAAAAACTGAGAACAAAACCGAGCCAAACAGCCCATCGCACTTTACTGGACATGATGGGATTGGGCTTCGCGTGACTTCGACCGACTAAACAAAACTAGCCTCCGAGTATCAATGGTTCGTGAAACAGGTCGAATACAGTTCAGCCGTCAATCAATTGTCATAGATATAAGAAATTGTCAGGCATTACATGATATTAGATTGCTAATTCTCTGATAAATAGTTAGGTGTTTGCAATTTTCGATGGCGGGAAATGAAAGTTGCCGCCGCATGTAATAAACAGATTGTAAGCTCGGTACACACAATGTTAAATACTCTTGAATCTGTAACAATTGGCTAATTTATTGATATATCGTCAGCTATAAATTTTATTCGCATTTTCTGTCTATG
The nucleotide sequence above comes from Armigeres subalbatus isolate Guangzhou_Male chromosome 3, GZ_Asu_2, whole genome shotgun sequence. Encoded proteins:
- the LOC134222190 gene encoding mucin-5AC-like; this encodes MSSKVRWAVWLGFVLSFYVVRTEGVSCSRIDFDQATLTYLSRCTFYQEFVSKPYRESLNFQHFREDANYYLSNQWEGLTCGETVDSFSLNQDTEFRMVYNLIFESGATLEVRILDLDRLDSESNPTVVIRWKTEQATSGWGLFREKMDKTVKRAKIQIEANMNHGSDLAIEYFTVFNYEVETNECNAIDEFAPTTTTTTTTSSTLPSSTSTTLEATTSTTYEITSTPEMSTAYSQRDETTTTSTQVPSSTEILTSTEVPTSTVITSSTEITTSIIQSTTSTETPTTTEYSTSTEIPTTTTTISTLYSTTSTIATTIPAPLPSSNEWVWIALAALFASLFCLATAVSAYIYAMNRHLLDISKKLKDRQLYGAQFGCDHSRQTTNKRVTLKQPIV